A single Providencia manganoxydans DNA region contains:
- the atpA gene encoding F0F1 ATP synthase subunit alpha has product MQLNSTEISELIKQRIAQFDVVSEAHNEGTIVSVNDGIIRIHGLAEVMQGEMIALPGNRYAIALNLERDSVGAVVMGPYADLAEGMKVKCTGRILEVPVGRGLLGRVVNTLGQPIDGKGPVENDGFSPIEVIAPGVIERQSVDQPVQTGYKSVDAMIPIGRGQRELVIGDRQTGKTALAIDAIINQRDSGIKCVYVAIGQKASTVANVVRKLEEHGALANTIVVVATASESAALQYLSAYAGCAMGEYFRDRGEDALIVYDDLSKQAVAYRQISLLLRRPPGREAYPGDVFYLHSRLLERAARVNAEYVEAFTKGEVKGQTGSLTALPIIETQGGDVSAFVPTNVISITDGQIFLESNLFNSGIRPAVNPGISVSRVGGAAQTKIIKKLSGGIRTALAQYRELAAFAQFASDLDDATRKQLSHGQKVTELLKQKQYAPMSVAEQALSLFAAERGFLDDVELAKIGAFEAALVSYALREHADLMKQIGPAGNYNDDIEAKLKQLLESFKATQSW; this is encoded by the coding sequence ATGCAACTGAATTCCACCGAAATCAGCGAACTGATCAAACAGCGTATTGCTCAGTTCGATGTTGTGAGTGAAGCTCACAATGAAGGTACGATTGTATCCGTCAATGACGGTATCATTCGTATTCACGGCTTAGCCGAAGTTATGCAGGGTGAAATGATCGCGCTGCCTGGCAACCGTTACGCAATTGCACTGAACTTGGAGCGCGACTCCGTTGGTGCTGTAGTTATGGGCCCTTATGCTGACCTAGCGGAAGGCATGAAGGTTAAATGTACTGGTCGTATTCTTGAAGTTCCAGTTGGCCGTGGCCTGCTTGGACGTGTTGTGAATACACTAGGTCAACCAATTGATGGTAAAGGCCCTGTCGAAAACGATGGCTTCTCTCCAATTGAAGTTATCGCTCCAGGTGTTATCGAGCGTCAATCCGTTGATCAGCCGGTACAAACTGGTTATAAATCAGTCGATGCAATGATCCCAATCGGTCGTGGACAGCGTGAGCTTGTTATCGGTGACCGTCAAACAGGTAAAACTGCTTTGGCTATCGATGCAATCATCAACCAACGCGATTCTGGTATCAAATGTGTTTACGTCGCTATTGGTCAAAAAGCATCAACTGTTGCTAACGTAGTTCGTAAGCTTGAAGAACACGGCGCACTGGCAAATACCATTGTTGTTGTTGCTACTGCATCTGAATCAGCAGCACTGCAATACCTGTCAGCCTATGCAGGCTGCGCAATGGGTGAATATTTCCGTGACCGCGGTGAAGATGCTCTGATTGTTTATGATGATCTGTCTAAACAAGCCGTTGCATACCGTCAAATTTCACTGTTGCTACGTCGTCCACCTGGACGTGAAGCATACCCAGGTGATGTTTTCTATCTGCATTCCCGTTTACTTGAGCGTGCTGCTCGTGTTAACGCTGAATACGTTGAAGCATTCACTAAAGGTGAAGTTAAAGGCCAGACTGGTTCATTGACAGCATTGCCTATCATTGAAACTCAAGGCGGTGACGTTTCTGCATTCGTTCCGACTAACGTAATTTCAATTACAGATGGTCAGATCTTCCTGGAATCTAACCTGTTTAACTCTGGTATTCGTCCAGCGGTTAACCCGGGTATTTCAGTATCTCGTGTTGGTGGTGCTGCTCAGACTAAAATTATCAAGAAATTGTCTGGTGGTATCCGTACTGCACTTGCTCAATATCGTGAACTGGCAGCATTTGCTCAGTTTGCTTCAGACCTTGATGATGCAACGCGTAAGCAGTTGAGCCACGGTCAAAAAGTAACTGAATTGCTGAAACAGAAACAATATGCACCTATGTCAGTAGCAGAACAAGCATTGTCTCTGTTTGCGGCAGAACGTGGATTCTTGGATGATGTTGAACTAGCGAAAATTGGTGCGTTTGAAGCTGCATTAGTTTCTTATGCACTGCGCGAGCATGCTGACCTTATGAAACAAATCGGCCCGGCGGGTAACTATAACGATGATATCGAAGCTAAGTTGAAACAACTGCTCGAATCATTTAAAGCAACCCAGTCCTGGTAA
- the atpH gene encoding F0F1 ATP synthase subunit delta, with protein MSEIATVARPYAKAAFDFAVENQSVEKWQNMLAFTSEVTRNEQVGELLSGSIASERLAKTFISVCGDEIDEHVQNLIRIMAENGRLSTLPEVLAQFIQLRDALESTIEVDVISASELNEQQLAKISAAMEKRLSRKVKLNCKIDKSVISGVIIRAGDLVIDGSIRGRLDRLTDVLQS; from the coding sequence ATGTCTGAAATCGCTACTGTAGCTCGCCCCTACGCCAAAGCAGCTTTTGACTTTGCTGTGGAAAACCAGTCTGTTGAAAAGTGGCAGAATATGCTGGCCTTCACCTCTGAGGTGACGCGCAATGAACAGGTTGGTGAGTTACTTTCTGGTTCTATTGCATCAGAAAGATTAGCTAAAACGTTTATCTCTGTTTGTGGAGATGAAATTGACGAGCATGTTCAAAATCTGATTCGAATTATGGCTGAAAATGGGCGTCTAAGTACGCTACCAGAAGTGCTGGCTCAGTTTATTCAACTGCGTGACGCTCTGGAATCAACGATTGAAGTTGATGTTATTTCTGCCAGCGAATTGAATGAACAGCAGTTAGCCAAAATTTCTGCAGCGATGGAAAAACGTCTGTCACGCAAAGTTAAGCTGAATTGCAAAATTGATAAGTCTGTTATCTCTGGAGTGATTATTCGTGCGGGAGATCTCGTCATTGATGGGAGTATCCGCGGTCGCTTAGATCGTCTAACAGACGTCTTGCAGTCTTAA
- the atpF gene encoding F0F1 ATP synthase subunit B: protein MNLNATILGQAIAFVLFVWFCMKYVWPPIMAAIEKRQKEIADGLSSAERAKKNLELAQTDATDRLKKAKAEAQVIIEQANKQRNQMIEEAKAEAETERAKIVAQAQAEIDAERKRAREELRKQVAMLAVAGAEKIIERSVDEAANSDIVDKLVAEL, encoded by the coding sequence GTGAATCTAAATGCAACAATCCTCGGCCAGGCTATCGCGTTTGTCCTGTTTGTTTGGTTCTGTATGAAGTATGTATGGCCACCGATTATGGCGGCCATAGAAAAACGTCAAAAAGAAATTGCTGATGGTTTATCTTCCGCAGAACGTGCTAAAAAGAACCTGGAACTGGCGCAAACCGACGCAACCGACCGACTGAAAAAAGCGAAAGCAGAAGCTCAAGTCATCATCGAGCAAGCGAATAAACAACGCAACCAGATGATTGAAGAAGCCAAAGCAGAAGCCGAAACAGAGCGTGCAAAAATCGTCGCACAAGCTCAAGCAGAAATTGATGCTGAGCGTAAACGTGCACGTGAAGAGCTACGTAAACAGGTTGCGATGCTTGCTGTCGCAGGTGCCGAGAAGATCATCGAACGTTCCGTGGATGAAGCTGCTAACAGCGACATCGTTGATAAACTAGTCGCTGAACTGTAA
- the atpE gene encoding F0F1 ATP synthase subunit C — protein MENLNMDLLYMAAAIMMGLAAIGAAIGIGILGGKFLEGAARQPDLIPLLRTQFFIVMGLVDAIPMIAVGLGLYVMFAVA, from the coding sequence ATGGAAAACCTGAATATGGATCTGCTGTACATGGCTGCTGCTATTATGATGGGCTTAGCGGCGATCGGTGCTGCGATCGGTATCGGCATCCTAGGTGGTAAATTTTTAGAAGGTGCTGCTCGTCAGCCGGATTTAATTCCTCTGCTGCGTACTCAGTTCTTTATCGTTATGGGTCTTGTTGATGCTATTCCGATGATTGCTGTTGGTCTGGGCTTGTATGTAATGTTCGCTGTTGCCTAA
- the atpB gene encoding F0F1 ATP synthase subunit A produces MSASGEVMTTNEYIGHHLRNLQLDLSTFKLVDPHASPTFWTLNIDSLFFSVVLGALFLWLFRKVAVNATSGVPGKLQTAIELIIGFVDNSVRDMYHGKSKVIAPLALTVFVWVFLMNLMDLLPIDFLPYIAEHYLGLPALRAVPTADVSVTLSMAIGVFILILFYSIKMKGIGGFTKELTLQPFNHPVFIPINLILEGVSLLSKPVSLGLRLFGNMYAGELIFILIAGLLPWWSQWLLSLPWAIFHILIITLQAFIFMVLTVVYLSMASEEH; encoded by the coding sequence ATGTCTGCATCAGGAGAAGTGATGACTACAAATGAGTACATAGGTCACCACCTGAGAAACCTTCAGTTGGATCTAAGTACCTTTAAGTTGGTCGATCCCCACGCTAGTCCAACGTTCTGGACGTTGAACATTGACTCGCTTTTTTTCTCGGTAGTTCTCGGGGCATTGTTCCTGTGGCTATTTAGAAAAGTTGCTGTCAATGCGACTAGTGGCGTACCCGGTAAGTTACAGACTGCAATAGAACTGATCATTGGTTTCGTTGATAACTCAGTCCGTGATATGTATCACGGTAAGAGCAAAGTTATTGCCCCTCTGGCTTTAACCGTGTTCGTCTGGGTATTTTTAATGAACCTTATGGATTTACTCCCTATCGATTTCCTTCCGTATATTGCTGAGCATTATCTCGGGTTACCTGCATTACGTGCAGTACCAACCGCAGATGTTAGTGTCACTTTATCGATGGCGATTGGTGTGTTTATCCTGATCCTCTTCTACAGCATTAAGATGAAAGGAATTGGTGGATTTACGAAAGAGTTGACTCTTCAACCTTTTAATCATCCAGTCTTTATTCCTATCAACTTAATTCTTGAAGGGGTAAGCCTGCTGTCAAAACCTGTATCACTCGGTCTGCGACTGTTTGGTAACATGTATGCAGGTGAATTGATCTTTATTCTTATCGCTGGTCTGCTACCGTGGTGGTCACAGTGGTTGCTAAGCCTACCTTGGGCTATCTTCCACATACTGATTATTACGCTACAAGCCTTTATATTTATGGTTCTGACTGTTGTCTATCTATCGATGGCATCTGAAGAACATTAA
- the atpI gene encoding F0F1 ATP synthase subunit I, whose amino-acid sequence MSVSLYDNKHAVKLLSLQLITFVILSGAFCANSIEWGASALAGGLACWLPNIVFMLLTHFQKAKEEDEPVRIAWFFALGAGLKVVTTITVLVVAFGVFKASLTPLGLTYLAVLIVQIVAPAVFKR is encoded by the coding sequence ATGTCTGTATCCCTTTATGACAACAAGCACGCGGTAAAGCTGTTGTCTCTTCAGCTAATAACTTTTGTTATCCTCAGTGGGGCTTTCTGTGCAAATAGTATAGAATGGGGGGCCTCTGCTCTTGCGGGTGGTTTAGCATGCTGGTTACCAAATATCGTATTTATGCTGCTAACCCACTTCCAGAAAGCAAAAGAAGAGGATGAACCTGTCCGCATTGCCTGGTTCTTTGCATTAGGAGCAGGGTTAAAGGTTGTGACAACCATAACTGTGTTAGTTGTTGCTTTCGGTGTGTTTAAAGCGTCATTAACACCACTGGGTTTGACCTATTTAGCGGTGCTAATTGTTCAGATTGTTGCACCAGCCGTTTTTAAACGGTAA
- the rsmG gene encoding 16S rRNA (guanine(527)-N(7))-methyltransferase RsmG: protein MSLLVQLTRLAKQASIELTEKQLQQLVGYVELLDKWNKAYNLTSVRDPQQMLIRHIMDSIVVNGQLKGTSFIDVGTGPGLPGVPLAIVRPDSHFVLLDSLGKRIRFLKQVQHELGLTNIEPIQSRVEEYQPDIGFDGVISRAFASLSDMLNWCHHLPSSSGKFYALKGVVREEELAELPDGFLVDSVTELKVPELDEQRHLVILSLK from the coding sequence ATGAGTTTATTAGTACAACTAACTCGTTTAGCAAAACAAGCTAGTATTGAACTGACAGAGAAGCAATTACAACAACTTGTCGGATATGTTGAACTATTAGATAAGTGGAACAAAGCTTATAATTTGACATCAGTTCGTGACCCTCAACAAATGTTGATCCGCCATATTATGGATAGCATAGTGGTGAACGGTCAGCTCAAGGGAACATCATTTATTGATGTTGGTACAGGGCCTGGGTTACCTGGAGTCCCACTTGCTATTGTGCGCCCTGATTCACATTTTGTTTTATTAGATAGCTTAGGTAAACGAATTCGCTTTCTGAAGCAAGTGCAACATGAACTAGGGCTAACTAACATAGAACCGATTCAATCACGTGTTGAAGAATACCAACCCGATATCGGTTTTGATGGTGTGATCAGCCGTGCATTTGCTTCTTTGAGTGACATGTTGAATTGGTGCCACCATCTCCCTAGCTCTTCAGGAAAATTCTACGCCTTGAAAGGTGTGGTACGTGAAGAAGAGTTAGCGGAGTTACCTGATGGTTTCTTAGTTGACTCTGTCACTGAATTGAAAGTACCTGAACTTGATGAGCAGCGTCATTTAGTCATTTTATCCTTAAAATAA
- the mnmG gene encoding tRNA uridine-5-carboxymethylaminomethyl(34) synthesis enzyme MnmG, with translation MFYPEQFDVIVIGGGHAGTEAAMAAARMGRQTLLLTHNIDTLGQMSCNPAIGGIGKGHLVKEIDALGGLMAIATDKAGIQFRTLNASKGPAVRATRAQADRVLYRQAVRTALENQPNLMIFQQPVEDLIVENNVVTGAITRMGLKFKAKAVVLTVGTFLDGKIHIGLENYSGGRAGDPPSISLSQRLRELPLRVNRLKTGTPPRIDARTIDFSQLGQQLGDDPMPVFSFLGSQDQHPQQMPCYITHTNEKTHDVIRNNLDRSPMYAGIIEGIGPRYCPSIEDKVMRFADRDTHQIFLEPEGLTSNEIYPNGISTSLPFDVQMQIVHSMKGMENARIVRPGYAIEYDFFDPRDLKQTLESKFINGLFFAGQINGTTGYEEAGAQGLLAGLNAAQYAFDLEGWFPRRDQAYMGVLVDDLCTLGTKEPYRMFTSRAEYRLMLREDNADLRLTEKGRELGLVDDVRWAHFNHKVELIEKERQRLKDIWVHPKAEGHDEIDQILSVPLSKEANGEDLLRRPEMDYQTLISLSRFAPGITDPQAADQVEIQVKYEGYIARQQEEIERQLRNENTLLPVDLDYKQVKGLSNEVMAKLNDHKPTSIGQASRISGITPAAISILLVWLKKQGMLRRSA, from the coding sequence ATGTTTTATCCAGAGCAATTTGACGTCATCGTAATTGGTGGTGGTCATGCCGGCACAGAAGCAGCAATGGCAGCTGCACGTATGGGGCGTCAAACCCTATTACTGACTCACAATATTGATACATTGGGCCAGATGTCTTGCAACCCAGCCATCGGTGGGATCGGTAAGGGGCATCTGGTAAAAGAAATTGATGCACTTGGCGGCTTAATGGCAATCGCCACTGATAAAGCAGGGATCCAATTTAGAACCCTCAATGCCAGTAAAGGGCCTGCTGTTCGTGCAACTCGAGCACAAGCAGACCGTGTTCTTTATCGCCAAGCAGTTAGAACAGCTTTAGAAAATCAGCCTAACTTAATGATTTTTCAACAACCAGTTGAAGACTTAATTGTTGAGAACAATGTAGTCACAGGTGCTATAACCCGTATGGGTTTGAAATTTAAAGCTAAAGCAGTGGTATTAACCGTAGGGACTTTCCTTGACGGTAAAATCCATATTGGTTTAGAAAATTACAGTGGTGGCCGAGCTGGTGATCCACCTTCGATTTCTCTGTCTCAACGTTTAAGAGAATTACCGTTACGAGTTAATCGTTTAAAAACAGGAACACCACCACGTATTGATGCACGTACTATCGATTTTAGTCAATTAGGTCAGCAACTGGGTGATGACCCAATGCCAGTGTTTTCTTTTTTGGGATCTCAAGATCAACATCCACAGCAAATGCCATGCTATATCACGCATACTAATGAAAAAACACATGATGTGATCAGAAATAACTTAGATCGCAGCCCAATGTATGCGGGGATCATTGAAGGGATCGGCCCACGTTATTGCCCTTCGATCGAAGATAAAGTCATGCGTTTTGCTGATCGTGACACTCATCAGATCTTCTTAGAGCCTGAAGGGTTAACCAGTAATGAAATATATCCAAATGGTATATCCACCAGCTTACCATTTGATGTACAAATGCAAATTGTTCACTCCATGAAAGGAATGGAGAATGCTCGGATCGTTCGTCCAGGTTATGCGATCGAGTATGATTTCTTTGACCCTAGAGATCTAAAACAAACGCTAGAAAGCAAATTTATCAATGGACTATTCTTTGCTGGTCAAATTAACGGTACTACAGGGTACGAAGAAGCAGGTGCTCAAGGTTTATTAGCAGGTTTAAATGCTGCTCAATATGCATTTGATTTAGAAGGTTGGTTCCCACGTCGCGATCAAGCCTACATGGGGGTATTAGTCGATGATCTTTGTACTTTAGGTACAAAAGAACCTTACCGTATGTTCACCTCCCGTGCAGAATATCGTTTAATGCTACGTGAAGACAATGCCGATCTCCGCTTAACAGAAAAAGGTCGTGAACTAGGACTGGTTGATGATGTTCGCTGGGCTCATTTTAATCATAAAGTTGAGTTGATTGAAAAAGAACGCCAACGCTTAAAAGATATTTGGGTTCACCCTAAAGCAGAAGGGCATGATGAAATTGACCAAATATTGTCAGTTCCTTTGTCTAAGGAAGCAAATGGGGAAGATTTATTGCGTCGCCCTGAGATGGATTACCAAACACTAATATCGCTCAGTCGTTTTGCTCCTGGTATTACCGATCCTCAAGCTGCCGATCAAGTAGAAATCCAAGTCAAATATGAAGGTTATATCGCTCGTCAGCAAGAAGAGATCGAGCGTCAATTACGCAATGAAAATACGTTACTGCCTGTTGACCTTGATTATAAGCAAGTGAAAGGTTTATCGAATGAAGTTATGGCTAAATTGAATGATCATAAACCAACATCGATTGGCCAAGCATCTCGAATTTCAGGGATCACACCAGCGGCTATTTCTATTTTGCTTGTCTGGTTGAAAAAACAAGGTATGTTGCGTAGGAGCGCTTAA
- the mioC gene encoding FMN-binding protein MioC produces MTKVTLISGSTMGSAEYVAEHMAEILEELGYETDVQHGPDLDSLPNEGLWLVVSSTHGAGDLPESIQSFAEEIEAQSPDLSNVQFGSVGIGSSEYDTFCGAIHKLNALLQDHGAKKIGETLEIDVQQHEIPEDPAGEWVKIWANEL; encoded by the coding sequence ATGACAAAAGTAACCCTAATAAGTGGCAGCACAATGGGTAGTGCTGAATATGTTGCAGAGCATATGGCAGAGATCTTAGAAGAACTTGGCTATGAAACCGATGTGCAACATGGTCCTGATTTAGATTCACTACCTAATGAAGGCTTATGGCTGGTGGTGAGCTCTACTCATGGTGCAGGTGATCTCCCTGAAAGTATTCAGTCTTTCGCTGAAGAAATAGAAGCTCAATCACCTGATCTTAGCAATGTTCAATTTGGATCTGTTGGTATTGGCAGTTCGGAATACGACACCTTCTGTGGTGCGATCCATAAATTGAATGCTTTATTACAAGATCATGGTGCTAAAAAGATCGGAGAAACACTTGAAATTGATGTACAGCAGCATGAAATCCCCGAGGATCCAGCAGGGGAATGGGTTAAAATTTGGGCAAACGAACTCTGA
- the asnC gene encoding transcriptional regulator AsnC translates to MPENYQIDNLDRDILHELMKNARTAYAELAKKFSVSPGTIHVRVEKMKQAGIITGTRIDISPKQLGFDVCCFIGIILKSAKDYHTALKKLDALEEVVEVYYTTGQYSIFIKVMCRSIDSLQDVLINKIQTIDEIQSTETLISLQNPIMRTISP, encoded by the coding sequence ATGCCTGAAAATTATCAAATCGATAATCTCGATCGTGACATACTTCACGAGTTAATGAAAAATGCACGAACCGCTTACGCCGAATTAGCGAAAAAATTCTCTGTTAGCCCAGGAACAATTCACGTTCGTGTTGAAAAAATGAAGCAAGCAGGGATCATTACCGGAACTCGCATTGATATCAGCCCGAAACAACTCGGCTTTGATGTCTGCTGTTTTATTGGCATTATTTTAAAAAGTGCCAAAGACTATCACACAGCGCTCAAAAAATTGGATGCTTTAGAAGAAGTGGTTGAGGTGTATTACACAACAGGCCAATACAGTATTTTTATCAAAGTAATGTGTCGATCGATCGATTCCCTTCAAGATGTACTTATCAACAAAATTCAAACGATTGATGAAATTCAATCCACAGAAACGCTAATCTCGCTACAGAACCCGATCATGAGAACGATTAGCCCTTAA
- the asnA gene encoding aspartate--ammonia ligase has product MDKSFIEQQQQISFVKSYFSRLLEKELGLIEVQGPILSRLGDGTQDNLSGHEKAVQVKVKSIPDATFEVVHSLAKWKRKTLGRFDFKQGQGLYTHMKALRPDEDRLTPIHSVYVDQWDWEKVMADEERTLLYLKQTVGKIYQAIKQTEAAISTEFGLAPFLPEQIHFIHSEELLQRYPDLDAKGRERAIAKELGAVFLIGIGGKLSSGEAHDVRAPDYDDWTTENEEGFKGLNGDIIVWNPVLQDAFEISSMGIRVSPECLTRQLGLTGDEKRMELDWHQALVQGKMPQTIGGGIGQSRLVMLLLQRQHIGQVQCGVWSPEMRESVAGML; this is encoded by the coding sequence ATGGACAAATCATTTATCGAACAACAACAGCAAATCAGCTTTGTTAAATCTTATTTCTCACGTTTGCTTGAAAAAGAGCTTGGCTTAATTGAAGTTCAAGGACCTATCCTGAGTCGTTTAGGTGATGGTACTCAGGACAACTTATCAGGTCATGAAAAAGCCGTTCAAGTGAAAGTGAAATCAATTCCTGATGCAACCTTTGAAGTGGTTCACTCTTTGGCTAAATGGAAACGTAAAACATTAGGTCGTTTCGATTTTAAACAAGGCCAAGGACTGTATACACATATGAAAGCGTTACGTCCGGACGAAGATCGCTTAACACCAATCCATTCCGTCTATGTCGATCAATGGGATTGGGAAAAAGTGATGGCAGATGAGGAGCGTACACTTCTTTATCTGAAGCAGACAGTGGGTAAAATCTATCAGGCAATAAAACAAACAGAAGCCGCTATTAGTACTGAATTTGGACTGGCACCGTTCCTGCCAGAACAAATTCACTTTATCCACAGTGAAGAGCTGTTACAACGTTACCCTGATTTAGATGCGAAAGGCCGTGAGCGTGCGATTGCTAAAGAATTAGGGGCTGTTTTCCTGATCGGTATCGGCGGTAAACTTTCTAGTGGCGAAGCACATGATGTACGTGCTCCTGATTACGATGACTGGACTACTGAAAACGAAGAAGGCTTTAAAGGCTTGAACGGCGATATCATTGTGTGGAACCCTGTTTTACAAGATGCATTTGAAATTTCTTCAATGGGGATCCGTGTTAGCCCTGAATGCTTGACTCGCCAGTTAGGGTTAACAGGTGATGAGAAACGTATGGAGCTAGATTGGCACCAAGCATTGGTTCAAGGCAAAATGCCTCAAACTATCGGCGGTGGAATTGGCCAATCACGTTTAGTGATGCTTCTCCTACAACGTCAGCACATTGGTCAGGTTCAGTGTGGTGTTTGGTCACCTGAGATGCGTGAATCAGTTGCAGGTATGCTTTAA
- the viaA gene encoding ATPase RavA stimulator ViaA yields MLSLATLDLLLSVNESQLIEEIIISLLATPQLAVFFEKHPRLKKALLKDLSEWKKDLKQKLQDALVPAQLTEEFQLYQQSLGQPTTLFFEQLPSLIEKLEKIDSPFYAEASKLSSGKIDNRSARQSLFIQRWRISLILQVTTLHKELLEQEKEQLLAELQRRLALSGNLEEILGENERAAGRLWDLSKGLNTTSAYNDKLLNRYSEFLRQQPELEKIAQLLGRSQSARSLPEDSVLLEPVTIMEKVPETVPEQVDGIGQSDDILRLLPTELAMLGIEEIELEFYRKLLEKQLLTYRLQGESWQERHVLRPVTHHQDEEQPRGPFIVCIDTSGSMGGLNERCAKAFCLALMKIALADNRSCHVMLFSTEIVHYDLLSVDGLEQCMRFLHKTFRGGTDLAACLQETVKRLESPSWADADAVVISDFVSQRLPDELVQKIKSLQKVGKYRFHAVSVSNYGKPGIMKIFDHIWRFDTGLKSRLLRRFSR; encoded by the coding sequence ATGCTTAGTTTAGCCACGCTAGACTTATTGCTCTCAGTAAATGAAAGCCAACTAATAGAAGAGATTATTATATCTCTTCTCGCTACACCTCAATTAGCCGTTTTCTTTGAAAAACATCCGAGATTAAAAAAAGCATTGTTAAAAGATTTGTCTGAATGGAAAAAGGATCTCAAACAAAAGTTACAAGATGCGTTAGTTCCTGCTCAATTAACCGAAGAATTTCAGCTTTACCAACAATCCTTGGGTCAACCAACGACATTATTTTTTGAACAATTGCCCTCGCTAATTGAAAAGTTAGAGAAAATTGATTCGCCTTTTTATGCAGAGGCAAGCAAATTAAGTTCAGGAAAAATAGATAATCGTAGCGCTAGACAAAGCTTATTTATTCAGCGTTGGCGAATTAGCTTAATTTTACAAGTCACCACCTTACATAAAGAATTATTAGAGCAAGAAAAAGAGCAATTATTGGCTGAATTGCAACGCCGGTTGGCTTTAAGCGGCAACTTAGAAGAGATTTTAGGCGAAAACGAAAGAGCCGCAGGGCGATTATGGGATTTAAGTAAAGGACTCAATACCACTTCTGCTTATAACGATAAATTATTAAATCGTTATAGTGAGTTTTTACGCCAGCAGCCTGAATTAGAAAAAATTGCACAATTACTCGGTCGAAGCCAATCCGCCCGCTCATTACCTGAAGATAGCGTCCTTTTGGAACCGGTCACTATTATGGAAAAAGTCCCAGAAACTGTTCCTGAGCAAGTTGATGGTATAGGACAAAGTGACGATATCTTGCGATTGTTACCCACTGAGCTAGCAATGCTAGGGATAGAAGAAATCGAATTGGAGTTCTATCGTAAGTTACTGGAAAAACAACTCCTTACTTATCGTTTACAAGGAGAGAGTTGGCAAGAAAGGCATGTGCTACGCCCTGTCACTCATCATCAAGATGAAGAGCAACCAAGAGGCCCTTTTATTGTTTGTATAGATACATCAGGGTCAATGGGAGGATTGAATGAACGTTGTGCAAAAGCATTTTGCCTTGCTTTGATGAAGATTGCGCTAGCGGATAATCGTTCTTGCCACGTTATGTTATTTTCCACTGAAATTGTTCACTATGATCTACTCTCAGTGGATGGATTAGAGCAATGTATGCGCTTTTTACATAAAACATTTCGTGGAGGTACTGATTTAGCGGCTTGCCTTCAAGAAACAGTGAAAAGATTAGAGTCCCCTTCGTGGGCAGATGCTGATGCAGTGGTAATTTCTGATTTTGTTTCTCAACGTTTACCAGATGAGTTAGTTCAGAAAATAAAATCGCTACAAAAGGTAGGAAAATACCGCTTCCATGCGGTATCAGTCTCAAATTATGGGAAGCCCGGTATCATGAAAATATTTGATCATATCTGGCGCTTCGATACCGGGTTAAAAAGTAGATTACTGCGCCGTTTCAGTCGCTAG